In Euphorbia lathyris chromosome 9, ddEupLath1.1, whole genome shotgun sequence, the following are encoded in one genomic region:
- the LOC136207015 gene encoding uncharacterized protein isoform X3 has translation MKTQENKTPCSISSIFEGLFAASKSKQKTVGMGHMITGIILGCLGQLRGFEPNEGEQIQYLNEGLLKNAHLVSTTNGGLKFVSYEARTAKFLAGKDKGKATVTNQDVSEEEDEEEDDEAMNMDAPITEIIGKGKRKADVTNQHVSEEKNEEEDDEAANMDAPITEIIGKGKRKADVTNQDMSEEKDEDDDDEAAVMDAPTTEIEGWKQVLQRLDIMDRNHQNLVGQLGRIEHEVKKMRREHKSLTRNVMSYQNMEFSLTPPGSPSNDT, from the exons ATGAAAACCCAG GAGAACAAGACGCCTTGCTCGATCTCTTCTATTTTCGAGGGCTTGTTCGCTGCTTcaaaatcaaaacagaaaacagtCGGCATGGGGCATATGATCACCGGGATTATATTGGGTTGTCTTGGACAGTTGCGTGGTTTTGAGCCGAATGAGGGGGAGCAGATTCAGTATTTGAATGAAGGGCTTTTGAAAAACGCCCATTTGGTATCTACAACGAATGGGGGGCTTAAATTTGTTTCTTATGAGGCGCGCACTGCCAAATTTTTGGCGGGTAAAGATAAAGGGAAGGCGACTGTCACCAATCAAGATGTGAGTGAAGAGGAAGACGAGGAGGAAGATGATGAGGCTATGAATATGGATGCTCCAATTACGGAGATAATAGGTAAAGGTAAAAGGAAGGCGGATGTCACCAATCAACATGTGAGTGAAGAGAAAAATGAGGAGGAAGACGATGAGGCTGCGAATATGGATGCTCCAATTACGGAGATAATAGGTAAAGGTAAAAGGAAGGCGGATGTCACCAATCAAGATATGAGTGAAGAGAAAGATGAGGATGACGATGATGAGGCTGCGGTTATGGATGCTCCCACTACAGAGATAGAGGGTTGGAAGCAAGTGCTTCAAAGGTTGGATATCATGGATAGAAACCACCAAAATTTGGTGGGACAACTTGGTAGGATTGAGCACGAAGTGAAGAAGATGCGCCGAGAGCACAAATCATTGACAAGAAACGTGATGTCATACCAAAACATGGAATTTTCTCTAACACCACCGGGTTCACCTAGTAATGACACGTAA
- the LOC136207015 gene encoding uncharacterized protein isoform X2, with the protein MKTQDMHTWFKFPLEGVTMMPPKYQATPFWNAITGSGRFYPKNSSNRLIKDNCLMLFHKFLSHALFGRVESSKVQLKDVFVLSLLQENKTPCSISSIFEGLFAASKSKQKTVGMGHMITGIILGCLGQLRGFEPNEGEQIQYLNEGLLKNAHLVSTTNGGLKFVSYEARTAKFLAGKDKGKATVTNQDVSEEEDEEEDDEAMNMDAPITEIIGKGKRKADVTNQHVSEEKNEEEDDEAANMDAPITEIIGKGKRKADVTNQDMSEEKDEDDDDEAAVMDAPTTEIEGWKQVLQRLDIMDRNHQNLVGQLGRIEHEVKKMRREHKSLTRNVMSYQNMEFSLTPPGSPSNDT; encoded by the exons ATGAAAACCCAG GATATGCATACCTGGTTCAAGTTTCCATTGGAAGGAGTCACAATGATGCCACCTAAATATCAAGCAACTCCATTTTGGAATGCAATTACGGGTTCCGGTCGTTTTTACCCGAAAAACTCGTCTAACCGATTGATCAAAGACAATTGCCTTATGCTTTTCCACAAGTTTCTGTCTCATGCCTTATTTGGCAGAGTGGAAAGCAGCAAGGTACAATTGAAGGATGTGTTCGTGTTGTCTTTATTGCAGGAGAACAAGACGCCTTGCTCGATCTCTTCTATTTTCGAGGGCTTGTTCGCTGCTTcaaaatcaaaacagaaaacagtCGGCATGGGGCATATGATCACCGGGATTATATTGGGTTGTCTTGGACAGTTGCGTGGTTTTGAGCCGAATGAGGGGGAGCAGATTCAGTATTTGAATGAAGGGCTTTTGAAAAACGCCCATTTGGTATCTACAACGAATGGGGGGCTTAAATTTGTTTCTTATGAGGCGCGCACTGCCAAATTTTTGGCGGGTAAAGATAAAGGGAAGGCGACTGTCACCAATCAAGATGTGAGTGAAGAGGAAGACGAGGAGGAAGATGATGAGGCTATGAATATGGATGCTCCAATTACGGAGATAATAGGTAAAGGTAAAAGGAAGGCGGATGTCACCAATCAACATGTGAGTGAAGAGAAAAATGAGGAGGAAGACGATGAGGCTGCGAATATGGATGCTCCAATTACGGAGATAATAGGTAAAGGTAAAAGGAAGGCGGATGTCACCAATCAAGATATGAGTGAAGAGAAAGATGAGGATGACGATGATGAGGCTGCGGTTATGGATGCTCCCACTACAGAGATAGAGGGTTGGAAGCAAGTGCTTCAAAGGTTGGATATCATGGATAGAAACCACCAAAATTTGGTGGGACAACTTGGTAGGATTGAGCACGAAGTGAAGAAGATGCGCCGAGAGCACAAATCATTGACAAGAAACGTGATGTCATACCAAAACATGGAATTTTCTCTAACACCACCGGGTTCACCTAGTAATGACACGTAA
- the LOC136207015 gene encoding uncharacterized protein isoform X1 — protein MKTQKKNQFKFRHAGDEYVCGFKDMHTWFKFPLEGVTMMPPKYQATPFWNAITGSGRFYPKNSSNRLIKDNCLMLFHKFLSHALFGRVESSKVQLKDVFVLSLLQENKTPCSISSIFEGLFAASKSKQKTVGMGHMITGIILGCLGQLRGFEPNEGEQIQYLNEGLLKNAHLVSTTNGGLKFVSYEARTAKFLAGKDKGKATVTNQDVSEEEDEEEDDEAMNMDAPITEIIGKGKRKADVTNQHVSEEKNEEEDDEAANMDAPITEIIGKGKRKADVTNQDMSEEKDEDDDDEAAVMDAPTTEIEGWKQVLQRLDIMDRNHQNLVGQLGRIEHEVKKMRREHKSLTRNVMSYQNMEFSLTPPGSPSNDT, from the exons ATGAAAACCCAG AAAAAGAACCAATTTAAGTTTCGTCATGCTGGTGATGAATATGTTTGTGGTTTTAAGGATATGCATACCTGGTTCAAGTTTCCATTGGAAGGAGTCACAATGATGCCACCTAAATATCAAGCAACTCCATTTTGGAATGCAATTACGGGTTCCGGTCGTTTTTACCCGAAAAACTCGTCTAACCGATTGATCAAAGACAATTGCCTTATGCTTTTCCACAAGTTTCTGTCTCATGCCTTATTTGGCAGAGTGGAAAGCAGCAAGGTACAATTGAAGGATGTGTTCGTGTTGTCTTTATTGCAGGAGAACAAGACGCCTTGCTCGATCTCTTCTATTTTCGAGGGCTTGTTCGCTGCTTcaaaatcaaaacagaaaacagtCGGCATGGGGCATATGATCACCGGGATTATATTGGGTTGTCTTGGACAGTTGCGTGGTTTTGAGCCGAATGAGGGGGAGCAGATTCAGTATTTGAATGAAGGGCTTTTGAAAAACGCCCATTTGGTATCTACAACGAATGGGGGGCTTAAATTTGTTTCTTATGAGGCGCGCACTGCCAAATTTTTGGCGGGTAAAGATAAAGGGAAGGCGACTGTCACCAATCAAGATGTGAGTGAAGAGGAAGACGAGGAGGAAGATGATGAGGCTATGAATATGGATGCTCCAATTACGGAGATAATAGGTAAAGGTAAAAGGAAGGCGGATGTCACCAATCAACATGTGAGTGAAGAGAAAAATGAGGAGGAAGACGATGAGGCTGCGAATATGGATGCTCCAATTACGGAGATAATAGGTAAAGGTAAAAGGAAGGCGGATGTCACCAATCAAGATATGAGTGAAGAGAAAGATGAGGATGACGATGATGAGGCTGCGGTTATGGATGCTCCCACTACAGAGATAGAGGGTTGGAAGCAAGTGCTTCAAAGGTTGGATATCATGGATAGAAACCACCAAAATTTGGTGGGACAACTTGGTAGGATTGAGCACGAAGTGAAGAAGATGCGCCGAGAGCACAAATCATTGACAAGAAACGTGATGTCATACCAAAACATGGAATTTTCTCTAACACCACCGGGTTCACCTAGTAATGACACGTAA